The Alicyclobacillus macrosporangiidus CPP55 genome segment GGCGCATCCGCATCAATCCGAACTACACGGGGACGGACCTGTTTGGGCCGGACGGGGAGCCGGTCGTGGATCAGAACGGGCAGGCGTCGTACAGCGTGATCGACACGAACGGAAACGTGATTCAGGGGCGGCTCGGCACGGTGGACGCGGACGTGGCGCAGCTGCAGCCGCTCGGGGAGACGGAGTTCGAGGTCGGCGGAACGCTGAATCCCGTGCAGGTGCGGGGGCTGCTGCGGCCGGGCACGGGCGCGCTCAAACCGGGTGAGCAGGAGCAGAGCAACGTCGACACTGCGGCCACGATGACGAAGATGATGGCGGTGCTGGCGCAGTACGAGGCGAACCAGCGGGTCATCCGCACGGAGGACAGCCTGCTGCAGCTGGCGGTGGAGCAGGTCGGCAAGGTCAACGCGTGATGAGGGTGCGGCCGGCAGCCCGTGGGGGATGCGGCCGCCAGGCGGAAGGGAGGAGTCGCCATGCAGTCGCTGTGGACGGGGCTGTCGGCGTTGCAGGCGAGCTTACGGTGGTTGGACAGGGTCTCGGAAAACGTGGCCAACAGCGATACGCCGGGGTATGCGGCGGACGCGGGATCGTTCGCGGACACGTTCACCCAGGTCTGGTCGGCGCAGGCCACCGCACCGCGCGTCGCAGGCCGCTATACGCCGCCGGGCTGGGCGGGGGGCACGGGGGTGCTGGCCGTCAGCGCGGAGAAGCGGTTCGACGGCATGCCGTTGCAGCAGACGGGCAATCCGCTCGATCTCGCCGTCCAAGGGAACGCCTTCTTCCTGGTGGCGGGGGCGGATGGCCAGACGCGCCTGACGCGGGCGGGCAATTTCATCTGGAGCCGCCGGCCGGACGGGACGGTGGTGCTGGCGACGCAGGCGGGTGAGCCGGTGCTCGACACGCAGGGGCGGCCGGTACAGGCCCCGGGGGGCCAGACGGACGGCTTCGCCGTCGGCGCCCAGGGAGACGTCAGTTTTGGCGGGAAGGCGACGGGCCAGCGCATTGCCCTGGCGGAGGTGTCGCTGCCGGACCAGCATCTGGTGCCGGTGGGTGATAACGAATACGTGGCCGGGCCAGGGGCGAACGTGCGTGTGGTGAACGCGGGGGCGGCTGGCGCGGGCGGTGGTGCCGGAGCGGGCACGGACACCGTCGTGCAGGGGGCATTGTCGATGAGCAGCGCCGATTTGGTGAAGCAGATGACCGATTTGATTCAGGCCCAGCGAATGTTTGATTTGAACGCAGAGGCCCTTCAAATCACCAACCGCATGATGCAGGACGCGAACGGGATCAAGGCGTGATGGAAGGGAGCGCGCGTCATTCATGAGGTGACGTCTGTCGCTTGTCTTCCGTGTCCTCCTCGTCTGAGTTCTCTTTCTTGAAAAACCCCAGCCTTTCCGCATCCTCCAAGCGATAGCTCAACACGATGAAGGCGAAGCGGCTTTGCGGTTCGCTGGACGCGTCCCCGGACGCGTCCAGGCGCGGATCCTTCGCATCGTTGTTTTCGTTCCCGGAATCGATCACGGCTTTCAATGCTTTCGTCTTCGCACGCCACTCAGATTCTGTAAGGTTGTTCCAGGAGACGCTCATGTGGACGAGCGGATCGTCCGGGCGGCGCCCTTCATCGGTGGGGTCCAGTTGCATGCGCTCGGCCCGCAGCCGGGCACCGTATTCGATCAAGCGCAGACCGGGCACCAACATTTCCTCGAATTGCGCCGTAACCGACGGCATGCTCCCGAACACAGCAGGGTCCAAGGAAAAGTCCAGATCGGGATGGGTGGACTGGTACAACTTCTCAATCAGGTTGCCGCGTTGCCTGGTGTCCACCACCTCCAGCAATCCCGCCTCCTCGAGTTTGTGCACATGGTAATACACTCTGGACGGGAGTTCGCCGATTTTCTCAGCCAGTTCGTTTACGGTGACAGGGTGGCTCGCAAATTCGAGAATTCGGCTGCGCCGCGGATCCAAAAGCAGTTTGACCAACTCGACGTCACGGAGTGGTTTCGGCTTCGACATGTCCATTCTCCCCGGTTTGAGACAGCGCCAATTTCATTTGGGTTTCATCAGGGCGGCGCCGGCTTGGGACCGCATGCAGCGCTTTGTATCCCTTCAGCCAAGGGAACGTCACGGCGGTCATGATCAACATTAAGCCAG includes the following:
- a CDS encoding flagellar basal body rod C-terminal domain-containing protein, whose amino-acid sequence is MLQVNGRPLAVVGADGQAIPGVIAIRNPAYQGVALTAADGTADYDAQGNPSYLFANAAGQVLGQPGQPGWEGASLRVGTEADMGWHSFFPVAFSSGQVAQGLVLTRDGHFDVDGNNLLVDASGRPVLPVGPDGLPILNGRIRINPNYTGTDLFGPDGEPVVDQNGQASYSVIDTNGNVIQGRLGTVDADVAQLQPLGETEFEVGGTLNPVQVRGLLRPGTGALKPGEQEQSNVDTAATMTKMMAVLAQYEANQRVIRTEDSLLQLAVEQVGKVNA
- a CDS encoding flagellar hook-basal body protein, translating into MQSLWTGLSALQASLRWLDRVSENVANSDTPGYAADAGSFADTFTQVWSAQATAPRVAGRYTPPGWAGGTGVLAVSAEKRFDGMPLQQTGNPLDLAVQGNAFFLVAGADGQTRLTRAGNFIWSRRPDGTVVLATQAGEPVLDTQGRPVQAPGGQTDGFAVGAQGDVSFGGKATGQRIALAEVSLPDQHLVPVGDNEYVAGPGANVRVVNAGAAGAGGGAGAGTDTVVQGALSMSSADLVKQMTDLIQAQRMFDLNAEALQITNRMMQDANGIKA
- a CDS encoding ArsR/SmtB family transcription factor, with amino-acid sequence MSKPKPLRDVELVKLLLDPRRSRILEFASHPVTVNELAEKIGELPSRVYYHVHKLEEAGLLEVVDTRQRGNLIEKLYQSTHPDLDFSLDPAVFGSMPSVTAQFEEMLVPGLRLIEYGARLRAERMQLDPTDEGRRPDDPLVHMSVSWNNLTESEWRAKTKALKAVIDSGNENNDAKDPRLDASGDASSEPQSRFAFIVLSYRLEDAERLGFFKKENSDEEDTEDKRQTSPHE